In a genomic window of Bradyrhizobium ontarionense:
- a CDS encoding CoA transferase subunit A, with product MNKVYPDAKSALAGLLKDGMTIMSGGFGLCGIAETLSDAIRESGVKDLTVISNNAGVDGIGLSRLLETRQIRKMISSYVGENKLFAQQYLAGELELEFCPQGTLAERIRAGGAGIPAFFTKTGVGTLVAEGKEVREFDGEKYLMERGLFADLAIVHAWKGDTAGNLVYRKTARNFNPMMATAAKMTVAEVEHLLPAGQIDPDHIHTPGIFVKRVIQVGTELKRIEQRTVRKREAAAAAGEEV from the coding sequence ATGAACAAGGTCTATCCGGACGCCAAATCCGCCCTTGCGGGCCTTCTCAAGGACGGCATGACCATCATGTCCGGTGGATTCGGCCTCTGCGGCATTGCAGAAACGCTGTCGGATGCCATCCGTGAGTCCGGTGTGAAGGACCTCACCGTCATCTCCAACAATGCCGGCGTCGACGGCATCGGCCTCAGCCGACTGCTGGAGACGCGGCAGATCAGGAAGATGATCTCGTCCTATGTCGGCGAGAATAAGCTGTTCGCACAGCAATATCTGGCCGGCGAGCTGGAGCTCGAATTCTGCCCGCAGGGCACGCTCGCCGAGCGGATCCGTGCCGGCGGCGCCGGCATCCCGGCCTTCTTCACCAAGACCGGCGTTGGAACGCTGGTCGCCGAAGGCAAGGAAGTGCGCGAGTTCGACGGCGAGAAATATCTGATGGAGCGTGGCCTGTTCGCCGATCTCGCGATCGTGCACGCCTGGAAGGGCGATACGGCAGGAAACCTCGTCTACCGGAAGACTGCGCGCAACTTCAACCCGATGATGGCCACGGCCGCGAAAATGACGGTTGCGGAGGTCGAGCATCTGCTGCCGGCCGGCCAGATCGATCCCGACCACATCCACACGCCGGGCATCTTCGTCAAGCGCGTCATCCAGGTCGGAACTGAGCTCAAGCGCATCGAGCAACGCACCGTGCGCAAACGTGAAGCCGCCGCTGCAGCCGGGGAGGAAGTCTGA
- a CDS encoding AsmA family protein produces MAQGMRRLGTPIAVLLGVAFIGLLVSSWLVNRDALRRAVEAQIRAVTGLELVVKGHIDVSLFPGSYVSFHDVGLKGGGTEDPALRVDVLTANLQLLPLLLQRFEIADVMMLRPQINVVREADGNSNWTPFIETIAHTMRPGPDSQMSFSEIRIQDGILVYDDNGHHSSERLDDIDLSLAWPSISRSFAATGQFDWRGQRIEGSISVSDFLAALSGDRSGLKMRLASPPLKLAFDGTVANRTSALMEGTLTVDSPSLREALRWTGQTPLGAGGFGRFALRARANVVGASIALTNVNVELDGNTAEGVMTYANNGRQTLQATLAADALDFTPYISTFRLLANGARDWNRQLFDLKALSTTDLDMRLSAAKVTVGSSKLGRTAFGANLRNGVLALSVGEAQMYGGIVRGSFGIARADTVADVKAELQFADVDLQACANELFGVSSLSGRGNLNVSLTASGSSPFGLAQSLDGNATLQGREGSISGFNVEQLLKRLERSPLSRGGNFRSGATPYDTLTIAVKFAEGVATAEDIRVESPTARITMTGTASVPTREYDFKGVASLLSGGSAGNGFELPFVVQGPWEDPLIFPDPESLIRRAPAAAPLLDAVKDRKTRDAVRSVLERFTGGGLRPAQQDEAPPQADSAASSNPK; encoded by the coding sequence ATGGCCCAAGGAATGAGGCGCCTCGGCACGCCGATTGCGGTGCTGCTCGGCGTCGCGTTTATCGGGCTGCTCGTCAGCTCCTGGCTGGTCAATCGCGACGCCTTGCGACGGGCGGTCGAGGCGCAGATCCGCGCCGTGACGGGACTGGAGCTGGTCGTCAAGGGACATATCGACGTCTCCCTGTTTCCCGGCAGCTACGTCTCCTTCCACGACGTCGGCCTGAAGGGCGGCGGCACGGAAGACCCCGCGCTGCGCGTCGACGTGCTGACCGCCAATCTGCAGCTGCTGCCATTGCTCTTGCAACGTTTCGAGATCGCCGACGTGATGATGCTGCGGCCGCAGATCAACGTGGTGCGCGAAGCCGACGGTAACAGCAACTGGACGCCTTTCATCGAGACCATCGCGCATACGATGCGACCGGGTCCCGACAGCCAGATGTCGTTCTCCGAGATCCGCATCCAGGACGGCATCCTGGTCTACGATGACAACGGCCATCATAGCTCGGAGCGGCTCGACGACATCGACCTGTCGCTGGCCTGGCCCTCGATCTCGCGCTCCTTCGCGGCGACCGGGCAGTTCGATTGGCGCGGCCAGCGCATCGAAGGTTCGATCAGCGTCAGCGATTTCCTGGCCGCGCTGTCGGGCGACCGGTCCGGCCTGAAGATGCGGCTGGCCAGCCCGCCGTTGAAACTGGCCTTCGACGGCACGGTTGCCAACCGCACCAGCGCGCTGATGGAAGGCACGCTGACCGTCGACAGCCCATCGCTGCGCGAGGCCCTGCGCTGGACTGGACAGACGCCGCTCGGCGCCGGCGGTTTCGGCCGCTTCGCGCTGCGGGCGCGCGCCAACGTGGTCGGCGCGTCGATCGCGCTCACCAACGTCAACGTCGAGCTCGACGGCAACACCGCCGAAGGCGTGATGACCTACGCCAATAACGGTCGGCAGACCTTGCAGGCGACGCTCGCCGCCGACGCCCTCGACTTCACGCCGTACATTTCGACCTTCCGGCTGCTCGCCAACGGCGCGCGCGACTGGAACCGGCAGCTCTTCGACCTTAAGGCGTTGTCCACCACCGATCTCGACATGCGGCTGTCGGCCGCCAAGGTCACGGTCGGCTCCTCGAAGCTCGGGCGCACCGCGTTCGGTGCGAACCTGCGCAACGGAGTCCTGGCCCTGTCCGTGGGCGAGGCGCAGATGTATGGCGGCATCGTGCGCGGCTCGTTCGGCATCGCCCGTGCCGACACCGTGGCCGACGTGAAGGCCGAGCTGCAATTCGCCGACGTCGATCTGCAGGCCTGCGCCAACGAGCTGTTCGGCGTGTCGTCGCTGTCGGGACGCGGCAATCTGAACGTATCGCTGACGGCGTCCGGCTCGAGCCCGTTCGGGCTCGCCCAGTCGCTCGATGGCAACGCCACCCTGCAGGGCCGCGAAGGGTCGATCTCGGGCTTCAACGTCGAGCAGCTCTTGAAGCGGCTGGAACGCAGCCCGCTGTCGCGCGGCGGCAATTTCCGCTCCGGCGCGACGCCCTATGACACGCTGACCATCGCGGTGAAATTCGCCGAGGGGGTCGCGACCGCCGAGGATATCCGCGTCGAAAGCCCGACGGCGCGCATCACCATGACCGGCACCGCATCGGTGCCGACCCGGGAGTACGACTTCAAGGGCGTTGCGAGCCTGCTGTCGGGCGGCAGCGCAGGCAACGGCTTCGAGCTGCCCTTCGTCGTACAGGGCCCCTGGGAGGATCCGCTGATCTTCCCGGATCCGGAAAGCCTGATCCGCCGCGCGCCAGCAGCCGCGCCGCTGCTCGATGCGGTCAAGGATCGCAAGACGCGCGATGCGGTGCGCTCGGTGCTCGAACGCTTCACCGGCGGCGGACTGCGCCCAGCCCAGCAGGACGAGGCTCCGCCGCAGGCAGATTCTGCTGCGAGCAGCAATCCGAAATAA
- a CDS encoding ABC transporter substrate-binding protein: MKSRGMGALSIAVAAAGLFCAAAPAIAQDTITIWWSKGFYKSEDDALLNVVKKFEAKTGIKVELSQYAIQDMIPKTVAALDSGTVPDVAYADTYDVQAQGKWAFEGKLEDLTDILEPMKSAFAPNTIETANLYNNVTKKKAYYGFPLKQQSMHVQIWGDLLDKAGFKASDIPTKWEDYWTFWCDKVQPGIRKATGQRMYGVGQPMGVESTDSFQSFYTFMDAYNVKLVDDDGKLLVDDPKVRDGLIHALKDYTDTYIKGCTPPSSTTWKDPDNNVAFHNKTIVMTHNFTISIAAKWFEDSTNPALTPEQRAAGKKAYEEDIITASFPNKPDGTPIKYRSDVKTGLIFANAPHKAQAKEFIKFLMQEENLGPYVEGALGRWFPVTSAGQKSPFWQADRHRKAVYTQFTGGTTPFDFTKNYKFTILNNENVWAKAMNRVVSEKVPVEKAVDELIARLKEVAG, encoded by the coding sequence GTGAAATCCAGGGGAATGGGTGCGCTTTCAATCGCAGTCGCAGCCGCCGGGCTTTTTTGCGCTGCAGCACCAGCCATCGCTCAGGACACCATCACGATCTGGTGGAGCAAGGGCTTCTACAAGTCCGAGGACGATGCGCTGCTCAACGTCGTCAAGAAATTCGAGGCCAAGACCGGCATCAAGGTCGAGCTGTCGCAATATGCGATCCAGGACATGATTCCGAAGACGGTCGCAGCGCTGGATTCCGGCACGGTGCCGGACGTCGCCTATGCCGACACCTACGACGTCCAGGCCCAGGGAAAGTGGGCGTTCGAGGGCAAGCTCGAGGATCTGACGGACATCCTGGAGCCGATGAAATCGGCGTTTGCTCCGAACACGATCGAGACCGCCAATCTCTATAACAACGTCACCAAGAAAAAGGCCTATTACGGCTTCCCGCTGAAGCAGCAGAGCATGCACGTCCAGATCTGGGGCGACCTGCTGGACAAGGCCGGCTTCAAGGCCAGCGACATCCCCACCAAGTGGGAGGACTACTGGACGTTCTGGTGCGACAAGGTGCAGCCGGGGATCCGCAAGGCCACCGGCCAGCGCATGTACGGCGTGGGCCAGCCGATGGGCGTCGAGTCGACCGACTCATTCCAGTCCTTCTACACCTTCATGGACGCCTACAACGTCAAGCTGGTCGATGACGACGGCAAGCTGCTGGTTGACGACCCCAAGGTGCGTGACGGCCTGATCCACGCGCTGAAGGACTATACCGACACCTACATCAAGGGCTGCACGCCGCCCTCTTCCACGACCTGGAAGGACCCGGACAACAACGTCGCCTTCCACAACAAGACGATCGTGATGACCCACAACTTCACGATCTCGATCGCCGCCAAGTGGTTCGAGGACTCCACCAACCCCGCGCTGACGCCCGAGCAGCGCGCAGCCGGCAAGAAGGCCTATGAGGAGGACATCATCACCGCCTCCTTCCCCAACAAGCCCGACGGCACGCCGATCAAGTATCGATCCGACGTCAAGACCGGCCTGATCTTCGCCAATGCGCCGCACAAGGCGCAGGCCAAGGAGTTCATCAAGTTCCTGATGCAGGAGGAGAACCTCGGCCCCTACGTCGAGGGCGCGCTGGGCCGCTGGTTCCCGGTGACATCAGCCGGCCAGAAGAGCCCATTCTGGCAGGCCGACCGTCATCGCAAGGCCGTCTACACCCAGTTCACCGGCGGCACCACGCCGTTCGACTTCACCAAGAACTACAAGTTCACGATTCTCAACAATGAGAACGTCTGGGCCAAGGCGATGAACCGCGTGGTCAGCGAAAAGGTGCCGGTCGAAAAGGCCGTCGACGAGCTGATCGCGCGGCTGAAGGAGGTCGCCGGCTAG
- a CDS encoding carbohydrate ABC transporter permease: MAITLSASDSALAEAPRPVLLTPSQVWGIVMLAPYLLVFLAFVVYPVGYGLWLAREPASYVALYHDPIFARAAVNTLIFLLVGINLKMLIALFLSGFFVQQRGWIKWLSVIFILPWAVPSIPTILSVRFMLNPEWGMVNHLIFNLTGDDGPNWLNDPTIALSMAIGMHIWKSLPFWTLILMTGRLAISHDLFEAAEVDGATWWQKFRYITWPSMQTLYITCTLLSMIWTLGDFNSVYLLTGGGPADLTHVLSTLGIRYLRLDQLSLAMASIVCAMPLVLPLVYFMMKRLSR, translated from the coding sequence ATGGCGATCACGCTCTCAGCTTCCGATTCCGCGCTCGCAGAGGCGCCGCGGCCGGTCCTGCTGACACCGTCCCAGGTGTGGGGCATCGTCATGCTCGCGCCCTATCTGCTCGTCTTCCTCGCCTTCGTCGTCTACCCCGTCGGTTACGGCCTCTGGCTGGCGCGCGAGCCGGCCAGCTATGTCGCGCTGTATCACGATCCGATCTTCGCGCGCGCTGCCGTGAACACGCTGATCTTCCTCCTGGTTGGCATCAATCTGAAGATGCTGATCGCGCTGTTCCTGTCCGGCTTCTTCGTGCAGCAGCGCGGCTGGATCAAATGGCTGTCGGTCATCTTCATCCTGCCCTGGGCGGTGCCGTCGATCCCGACCATCCTGTCGGTGCGCTTCATGCTCAATCCCGAATGGGGCATGGTCAACCACCTGATCTTCAACCTCACCGGCGATGACGGCCCGAACTGGCTCAACGACCCGACCATCGCGCTGTCGATGGCGATCGGCATGCACATCTGGAAGTCGCTGCCGTTCTGGACCCTGATCCTGATGACCGGACGCCTTGCGATCTCGCACGATTTGTTCGAGGCGGCCGAGGTCGACGGCGCCACCTGGTGGCAGAAGTTCCGCTACATCACCTGGCCGTCGATGCAGACGCTCTACATCACCTGCACGCTGCTCTCGATGATCTGGACGCTCGGCGACTTCAACAGCGTCTACCTGTTGACCGGCGGCGGGCCGGCCGATCTCACCCATGTGCTGTCCACGCTCGGCATCCGCTATCTCAGGCTCGATCAGCTCAGTCTCGCAATGGCTTCGATCGTCTGCGCGATGCCGCTCGTGCTCCCCCTGGTCTATTTCATGATGAAGCGGTTGTCGCGATGA
- a CDS encoding carbohydrate ABC transporter permease codes for MKLPTLREVGIEARLLLIGIPVFIWTMIPIYHMFLFAISPKEDAFSGKLWPDHPTLHNFSIVFHQQHYFLRDFWLQFGNSVVIAVAVGALTLVIATCAAYAISRLRVPGSRVVMNLALFTYFIPAAFLAVPMYRTMGKYGLLNNHWALILAMVTIASPYAIWVLKQASDKLPVELDEAAVMDGASPLQIFRLVYVPLMMPSLVAIGTYAVLLAWNEYLYAFLLLSNDKEITLPVALGNFLAADDSPWELLMTTGFIYALPPAAVYYAFKRYMVGGLTAGAVKS; via the coding sequence ATGAAGCTCCCAACCCTGCGCGAAGTCGGCATCGAGGCCCGCCTGCTGCTGATCGGCATTCCCGTCTTCATCTGGACGATGATCCCGATCTATCACATGTTCCTGTTCGCGATCTCGCCGAAGGAGGACGCGTTCTCGGGTAAGCTGTGGCCGGACCATCCGACCTTGCACAATTTCTCGATCGTGTTTCACCAGCAGCATTACTTCCTGCGCGACTTCTGGCTGCAGTTCGGCAATTCCGTCGTGATCGCGGTGGCGGTCGGCGCGCTGACCCTGGTGATCGCGACCTGCGCGGCCTATGCGATCTCGCGCCTGCGCGTGCCCGGCAGCCGGGTGGTGATGAACCTCGCGCTGTTCACCTATTTCATTCCGGCGGCGTTCCTGGCCGTGCCGATGTACCGCACCATGGGCAAATACGGCCTCCTCAACAATCACTGGGCGCTGATCCTGGCGATGGTGACGATCGCCTCGCCTTACGCGATCTGGGTGCTGAAGCAGGCGTCCGACAAGCTGCCGGTCGAGCTGGATGAAGCCGCCGTCATGGATGGCGCGAGCCCGTTGCAGATCTTCCGGCTCGTCTACGTACCGTTGATGATGCCCTCCCTGGTCGCCATCGGCACCTACGCGGTGTTGCTGGCCTGGAACGAATATCTCTACGCCTTCCTGCTGCTGTCGAACGACAAGGAGATCACGCTGCCCGTGGCGCTCGGCAACTTCCTGGCCGCCGACGATTCGCCATGGGAATTGCTGATGACCACCGGCTTCATCTATGCGCTGCCGCCGGCCGCGGTGTATTATGCCTTCAAGCGCTACATGGTGGGCGGACTTACCGCAGGCGCGGTGAAGTCGTGA